The sequence below is a genomic window from Ensifer adhaerens.
CGCAGAAGATGGGCGTTTCCGGCGTACCATTCTTCATCCTCGACGGGAAATATGCAGTTTCGGGTGCACAGATGCCCGAAACGCTGGCAGGCGCGATCCTGCAATTGTCAAATGATGAGGGTGGCGAGGAAGATTGAACGCAGCGCCCGCAAATCGCAATGAAACAGGAAGCCGGCAAAATCGCCGGCTTTTTGATGTGAAGCACAAACCGGTGAAAGAGGGCGCGTTACCCCCGCTGCCCCAGTGCCTTCTCGATTTTCCTGTCGGTATTGTATTGGCTGAGCGCGTATACGGCCCAGATTGCCGCCGGCAGCCAGCCGATCA
It includes:
- a CDS encoding Proteolipid membrane potential modulator, translated to MRLLIALILPWLTFFTIGRPLAGIICLILQITLIGWLPAAIWAVYALSQYNTDRKIEKALGQRG